In one Bactrocera tryoni isolate S06 chromosome 5, CSIRO_BtryS06_freeze2, whole genome shotgun sequence genomic region, the following are encoded:
- the LOC120776580 gene encoding facilitated trehalose transporter Tret1-2 homolog isoform X1 produces the protein MSTTSMENTPAKVGVKEESAHLLEASDTGEKYGSNKADQENLLGSSMVHGASQTNSKTLPQYVAALSAAGGAFACGTLLGWTSPAEVKIYNGAYDFPVSNGEFSWVGSAMTLGAAFVCIPIGILINLVGRKMAMLLLVIPFTIGWAMLIWAQNVIMMYVARFLLGIAGGAFCVAAPMYTGEIAQKEIRGTLGSFFQLMITAGILFVYSIGAGLDVMWMSIVCGVLPLIFGVIFVFMPESPTYLIIKNKDEAAVKSIQWLRGKDYEYKGEIEELRETQDKIKQNEVSWMEGLSRPVTRKALFVSLGLMFFQQLCGINAVIFYSAKIFEDANTGIDSNLSTIVVGIMQFVATFVSTIVVDKLGRRLLLLTSSIIMALSTISMGVYFYLQDQDADSVTNIGWLPVVSLCVFIILFSIGFGPVPWLMMGEVFAADIKGVAGSIAGTTNWVLAFIVTKTFVNLNDSIGKGQTFWLFSGITIVGVFFVYFIVPETKGKSLNEIQAELEGKSASTAPAAVNGAV, from the exons ATGTCGACGACCTCAATGGAAAATACGCCTGCCAAAGTGGGCGTTAAAGAGGAGAGCGCCCACTTGCTGGAGGCCTCTGACACCGGTGAAAAATATGGCTCGAACAAAGCG GATCAAGAGAACTTACTCGGCAGCAGCATGGTGCACGGTGCAAGTCAGACCAACTCCAAGACACTTCCGCAATATGTGGCCGCCTTATCGGCTGCTGGGGGTGCCTTTGCCTGCGGTACCCTGCTTGGTTGGACCTCACCGGCAGAGGTAAAAATCTACAATGGCGCTTACGATTTCCCTGTAAGCAATGGCGAATTCTCCTGGGTCGGTTCAGCCATGACATTAGGTGCGGCTTTCGTTTGTATACCAATTGGTATACTCATCAACTTGGTTGGGCGTAAGATGGCTATGTTACTGCTTGTAATACCGTTCACCATCGGTTGGGCTATGCTGATCTGGGCACAAAATGTTATCATGATGTACGTTGCACGTTTTCTGTTGGGTATTGCTGGTGGCGCCTTCTGTGTAGCCGCACCTATGTACACTGGCGAGATAGCGCAAAAGGAAATTCGTGGCACGCTCGGCAGCTTCTTTCAACTTATGATAACGGCTGGTATATTGTTTGTGTATTCTATTGGAGCTGGTCTCGACGTCATGTGGATGAGCATTGTATGCGGTGTGCTCCCATTGATCTTCGGCGTCATTTTCGTCTTCATGCCCGAGTCGCCTACATACTTG ATCATTAAGAACAAGGATGAAGCTGCTGTTAAATCCATTCAGTGGCTACGCGGCAAGGACTACGAATACAAGGGAGAAATCGAGGAATTACGCGAAACCCAAGACAAGATCAAGCAAAACGAAGTATCGTGGATGGAAGGTCTGTCACGTCCCGTCACACGCAAGGCATTGTTTGTCAGTTTGGGTCTCATGTTCTTCCAGCAATTGTGTGGCATCAACGCCGTCATCTTCTATTCAGCCAAAATTTTCGAA GACGCAAACACCGGCATTGACTCGAATCTCTCCACCATTGTCGTCGGCATCATGCAGTTCGTTGCCACTTTTGTATCGACGATTGTTGTTGACAAACTTGGACGCCGTCTATTGCTGCTCACCTCTTCCATCATCATGGCACTATCCACCATCTCCATGGGTGTCTACTTCTACCTGCAGGATCAGGATGCCGACTCAGTCACCAATATCGGCTGGTTGCCCGTCGTCAGCTTGTGCGTCTTCATTATACTCTTCTCAATCGGTTTCGGACCGGTGCCATGGTTGATGATGGGCGAGGTATTTGCTGCAGACATTAAAGGCGTGGCTGGTTCCATTGCCGGCACAACTAATTGGGTTTTGGCCTTCATTGTAACAAAGACCTTCGTGAATTTGAACGACTCCATTGGCAAAGGCCAGACCTTCTGGCTCTTCTCGGGCATCACAATCGTCGGTGTATTCTTCGTCTACTTCATTGTGCCCGAAACGAAGGGCAAGAGCTTGAACGAGATCCAAGCCGAATTGGAAGGCAAAAGTGCGAGCACAGCGCCAGCCGCAGTCAACGGCGCTGTTTAA
- the LOC120777917 gene encoding coiled-coil domain-containing protein 63, whose protein sequence is MTDQNELDQLAAAELERLQRQHRTLQLELRGLLEEKAKQLKKQNHMITVLQQEHQKLKDEINTLESGTHARKNTNKEKRLSYLQRQNVDLQQILQGERVKLWELEGHLKKVEKEIEGLRKNEVTDSCYKESIGKVQKSVVKLENRLDVVNKKCSDVLTENCKLRNSINHMLQDRSNFNDMWQTMVTQFNEGKKYIMELIDQSTVAFDLREELCNKLQVLKDRSENDKIMHIQEMREMQRRLEHDAKLQKFFDIKGKKRLNPELEQREANKKLALKENFERQLEEYHAIIDDIKELYAVEDTDSLTAQFKRQEEENFALFSYVNELSHEVETLNETTQELSEEIERQQAEHEEKELKQKTEALDYLNSELEKIELAAKEASDRELALHTRLDQMLQGILEIFKLLSCDDAPILNVLSSKTVLTVHNVKLFVGVIERRINTVISNVNVDESSTKILGRKDRVPKFNIKESAKGKN, encoded by the exons atgacAGATCAAAATGAGTTAGATCAATTAGCTGCAGCAGAACTAGAGAGACTGCAGCGACAA CATCGTACTTTGCAATTGGAGCTTCGTGGTTTACTTGAAGAAAAGGCTAAGCAGTTGAAGAAACAGAATCACATGATCACAGTCTTGCAACAAGAACATCAGAAGTTAAAGGACGAAATTAACACATTGGAGAGCGGAACACATGCCAGGAAGAatacaaat AAAGAAAAACGCTTGAGTTATTTGCAAAGACAAAATGTTGAccttcagcaaattttgcaAGGCGAACGCGTAAAGCTTTGGGAACTGGAAGGCCACCTAAAGAAA GTGGAAAAGGAAATTGAGGGTTTGCGAAAGAATGAAGTGACTGATAGTTGCTATAAGGAGAGCATTGGTAAAGTGCAAAAGAGCGTTGTCAAGTTGGAGAATCGCTTGGACGTGGTTAACAAAAAATGCAGCGACGTTTTGACGGAGAACTGCAAATTGCGAAACTCCATAAATCACATGTTGCAGGATCG CTCGAATTTCAACGACATGTGGCAGACAATGGTCACACAATTTAATGAGGGTAAGAAATACATTATGGAGCTAATAGATCAGTCTACAGTGGCCTTTGATTTACGCGAAGAGCTTTGCAACAAATTACAAGTGCTCAAGGACCGCAGTGAGAACGATAAAATTATGCATATACAG GAAATGCGTGAGATGCAACGTCGCCTCGAACATGATGCGAAATTGCAGAAGTTCTTCGACATTAAAGGCAAGAAGCGTCTAAATCCCGAGCTGGAGCAACGTGAGGCCAACAAAAAGCTCGCATTGAAAGAAAACTTTGAGCGACAGTTGGAGGAATATCATGCCATCATTGATGATATTAAAGAACTATATGCGGTGGAGGATACAGACTCTCTGACAGCACAATTCAAGCGCCAGGAAGAGGAAAACTTTGCACTCTTCAGTTACGTTAATGAGTTGAGTCACGAAGTAGAGACTTTGAATGAGACCACACAAGAATTGAGCGAAGAAATTg AACGACAACAGGCTGAACACGAAGAGAAGGAGCTAAAGCAGAAAACAGAAGCTTTAGATTACTTAAATAGCGAACTGGAAAAGATTGAACTGGCAGCCAAGGAGGCAAGCGATAGAGAGTTGGCACTGCATACGCGTTTGGATCAAATGTTGCAGGGAATTTTAGAGATTTTCAA ACTTTTATCTTGCGATGATGCTCCAATATTAAACGTGCTGAGCTCAAAAACAGTATTAACGGTTCATAATGTTAAACTTTTCGTTGGCGTAATTGAGCGCCGAATAAATACCGTTATTAGCAATGTGAACGTGGATGAATCTTCGACCAAAATATTGGGTAGAAAGGATCGTGTTCCAAAGTTTAATATCAAAGAGTCAGCGAAGggaaaaaactaa
- the LOC120778504 gene encoding 10 kDa heat shock protein, mitochondrial, giving the protein MAQVIKRILPTLDRILIQRAEAITTTKGGIVLPETSVGKVLQGTVVAVGPGARNPQNGNYIPVGVKEGDRVLLPEFGGTKVELEDKKEYILFRESDILAKLE; this is encoded by the exons atg GCACAAGTTATTAAAAGAATCTTACCCACTTTGGACCGCATTCTGATTCAACGTGCTGAGGCCATCACTACCACAAAGGGTGGTATTGTGCTTCCAGAAACATCGGTGGGCAAAGTCCTCCAAGGTACTGTCGTTGCTGTTGGACCCGGTGCCAGAAATCCT caaaatgGTAACTACATCCCAGTGGGCGTGAAAGAAGGTGACCGTGTGCTGTTACCTGAATTCGGTGGCACTAAAGTGGAGCTGGAGGATAAGAAAGAGTACATTCTTTTCCGCGAATCGGACATTCTTGCCAAATTGGAATAG
- the LOC120778705 gene encoding protein-S-isoprenylcysteine O-methyltransferase, producing the protein MNTSQRTAPMDNKLCHEGRLSLYCYLTTTIIVLLATVPQIYYGTVPNVWGAAMWGPVLYYALINMVIRYLLRDNDYQIAIRSTFLGFMEAASILVVLFAPDELKQFGVYAFFMAFFHYSEFLAIAWCNPNSLSTDSFILNHSIHYALAAIASWIEFALEVWLLPSFKSFYYIWLLGVVLCAIGEVIRKVAMITARNSFTHLVQHEKADNHKLITHGIYSYMRHPSYVGWFWWSVGTQIILLNPVCILIYTIVSWKFFHDRIFMEEITLLNFFRSDYHKYQQNVPTGLPCIRGYTLD; encoded by the exons ATGAATACCAGCCAAAGGACAGCACCCATGGACAATAAATTGTGCCACGAAGGACGTTTAAGTTTATATTGCTACCTGACGACTACTATTATAGTGCTTTTAGCTACTGTACCACAAATCTACTATGGTACGGTACCAAATGTTTGGGGTGCTGCAATGTGGGGCCCGGTTCTGTATTATGCACTGATAAATATGGTGATACGTTATTTACTGCGCGATAATGATTACCAG ATTGCAATTCGTTCCACATTTTTGGGTTTTATGGAAGCGGCTAGCATACTAGTGGTTTTGTTTGCGCCTGATGAATTAAAGCAATTTGGAGTTTATGCTTTCTTTATGGCGTTCTTCCATTACTCAGAATTTCTTGCCATTGCATGGTGCAATCCAAACAGTCTTTCTAcagattcttttattttaaaccaCTCAATTCACTATGCTCTGGCAGCTATAGCCAGCTGGATAGAGTTTGCTTTGGAAGTGTGGTTGCTGCCTAGCTTTAAAAGCTTCTATTACATTTGGCTACTCGGTGTGGTGTTATGTGCAATTGGTGAAGTTATTAGGAAGGTAGCTATGATTACCGCGCGGAATAGTTTTACGCATCTG gtTCAACATGAAAAAGCAGATAACCACAAATTGATAACGCACGGTATTTACTCGTATATGCGGCATCCGTCTTATGTGGGCTGGTTCTGGTGGTCTGTGGGCACGCAAATAATACTGCTCAATCCTGTGTGTATATTGATTTACACAATCGTATCATGGAAGTTCTTCCACGATCGAATCTTCATGGAGGAAATAACATTACTAAATTTCTTTCGCTCCGATTATCACAAATATCAGCAAAATGTACCCACAGGTTTGCCATGCATCAGGGGTTATACCCTCGATTAG
- the LOC120778503 gene encoding 39S ribosomal protein L20, mitochondrial, protein MVSPTLALFVRSKGPDEFWRKRRIFKLAAHFRGRKRNCYSVAVRYVHRALVYATKGRKLKKMDMAELWNKRVQAGCEQYGITLETFKETLSRNNILLNKKALADLAIWEPKSFESLVKLSRERAVVDSLPGLKERSVMNQVYGLANLKLD, encoded by the exons atggtatCACCGACGCTTGCATTGTTTGTACGATCTAAGGGTCCTGATGAATTCTGGCGAAAGCGAAGGATATTCAAGCTTGCGGCT CACTTTCGTGGACGAAAACGTAACTGCTATTCTGTAGCGGTTCGCTATGTTCACAGagctttagtgtatgccacaaAGGGCCGTAAGCTGAAGAAAATGGATATGGCGGAA TTGTGGAATAAACGTGTACAAGCCGGTTGTGAACAATATGGAATTACTCTTGAAACATTCAAGGAGACACTTTCGCGcaacaacattttattaaacaa AAAAGCATTAGCCGATCTTGCTATTTGGGAACCGAAGTCATTCGAATCGTTAGTTAAATTATCCAGGGAGCGTGCTGTTGTCGATTCATTACCAGGCCTAAAAGAGCGATCAGTAATGAACCAAGTTTATGGCTTGGCCAACTTAAAGTTAGATTAG
- the LOC120776580 gene encoding facilitated trehalose transporter Tret1 isoform X2, with protein sequence MVHGASQTNSKTLPQYVAALSAAGGAFACGTLLGWTSPAEVKIYNGAYDFPVSNGEFSWVGSAMTLGAAFVCIPIGILINLVGRKMAMLLLVIPFTIGWAMLIWAQNVIMMYVARFLLGIAGGAFCVAAPMYTGEIAQKEIRGTLGSFFQLMITAGILFVYSIGAGLDVMWMSIVCGVLPLIFGVIFVFMPESPTYLIIKNKDEAAVKSIQWLRGKDYEYKGEIEELRETQDKIKQNEVSWMEGLSRPVTRKALFVSLGLMFFQQLCGINAVIFYSAKIFEDANTGIDSNLSTIVVGIMQFVATFVSTIVVDKLGRRLLLLTSSIIMALSTISMGVYFYLQDQDADSVTNIGWLPVVSLCVFIILFSIGFGPVPWLMMGEVFAADIKGVAGSIAGTTNWVLAFIVTKTFVNLNDSIGKGQTFWLFSGITIVGVFFVYFIVPETKGKSLNEIQAELEGKSASTAPAAVNGAV encoded by the exons ATGGTGCACGGTGCAAGTCAGACCAACTCCAAGACACTTCCGCAATATGTGGCCGCCTTATCGGCTGCTGGGGGTGCCTTTGCCTGCGGTACCCTGCTTGGTTGGACCTCACCGGCAGAGGTAAAAATCTACAATGGCGCTTACGATTTCCCTGTAAGCAATGGCGAATTCTCCTGGGTCGGTTCAGCCATGACATTAGGTGCGGCTTTCGTTTGTATACCAATTGGTATACTCATCAACTTGGTTGGGCGTAAGATGGCTATGTTACTGCTTGTAATACCGTTCACCATCGGTTGGGCTATGCTGATCTGGGCACAAAATGTTATCATGATGTACGTTGCACGTTTTCTGTTGGGTATTGCTGGTGGCGCCTTCTGTGTAGCCGCACCTATGTACACTGGCGAGATAGCGCAAAAGGAAATTCGTGGCACGCTCGGCAGCTTCTTTCAACTTATGATAACGGCTGGTATATTGTTTGTGTATTCTATTGGAGCTGGTCTCGACGTCATGTGGATGAGCATTGTATGCGGTGTGCTCCCATTGATCTTCGGCGTCATTTTCGTCTTCATGCCCGAGTCGCCTACATACTTG ATCATTAAGAACAAGGATGAAGCTGCTGTTAAATCCATTCAGTGGCTACGCGGCAAGGACTACGAATACAAGGGAGAAATCGAGGAATTACGCGAAACCCAAGACAAGATCAAGCAAAACGAAGTATCGTGGATGGAAGGTCTGTCACGTCCCGTCACACGCAAGGCATTGTTTGTCAGTTTGGGTCTCATGTTCTTCCAGCAATTGTGTGGCATCAACGCCGTCATCTTCTATTCAGCCAAAATTTTCGAA GACGCAAACACCGGCATTGACTCGAATCTCTCCACCATTGTCGTCGGCATCATGCAGTTCGTTGCCACTTTTGTATCGACGATTGTTGTTGACAAACTTGGACGCCGTCTATTGCTGCTCACCTCTTCCATCATCATGGCACTATCCACCATCTCCATGGGTGTCTACTTCTACCTGCAGGATCAGGATGCCGACTCAGTCACCAATATCGGCTGGTTGCCCGTCGTCAGCTTGTGCGTCTTCATTATACTCTTCTCAATCGGTTTCGGACCGGTGCCATGGTTGATGATGGGCGAGGTATTTGCTGCAGACATTAAAGGCGTGGCTGGTTCCATTGCCGGCACAACTAATTGGGTTTTGGCCTTCATTGTAACAAAGACCTTCGTGAATTTGAACGACTCCATTGGCAAAGGCCAGACCTTCTGGCTCTTCTCGGGCATCACAATCGTCGGTGTATTCTTCGTCTACTTCATTGTGCCCGAAACGAAGGGCAAGAGCTTGAACGAGATCCAAGCCGAATTGGAAGGCAAAAGTGCGAGCACAGCGCCAGCCGCAGTCAACGGCGCTGTTTAA